A segment of the Sphingobacterium oryzagri genome:
GGTTCACATGAATGAAGATATACCGGTGCTACCGCCGCAGCCATTTCCTGTGCGACAGCTCCGTTTAGGCAGCGATAGCGGACTGAATTTAGCTGCTGCGCGCAATTATGCGATGGAACATGCGTTAACAGAAAAAAATGTATTTTTAGACGTAGATTGCTTGCCCGCTAGCACATTGATCGCGGAATACGACGCAGCGCTGGAAGGCGAAAATTGTTTAGTAGGCGGGCGCGTTCGCTACCTTTCACAACATGCCACCGAAAATTTAGATCGGCTGAAAAACCTTTTCGAACATAGTCAGCCCGATCCGATCAGGCCTGATGATAAAGACTTTACCCATGAGTTATTCTGGACATTGAACTTTGGTTGCACAAAACGTACCTTCGCGCGTATCGGAGGATTTGATACGGCCTTTGCCGGTTATGGCGGAGAAGACACCGATTTTGCTTTTCAGGCGCGCAAGCTGCATATTGCTATCCGAACAATCGACGCGACCGCATTTCATCAACACCATGCCAGCTATTCGCCCCCGCTCAATCATTTAGAAGATATACTGCGCAACGCTCATGTGTTCTACAAGAAATGGGGAATATGGCCCATGGAAGGTTGGTTATCCGCTTTTGAAGAACACGGGTATATCCGTCGCTCGCAGCACGATGTGACACTTTTGCGTACGCCAACCGATAGGGAAATCGAAGCTGCTTTAAAAAAATAACCGGTACGCTATAGCACACGTTGCAAATATTGACAAACGAAGATAAATGCGGTAACTATTGAACTTTTACGGTAGTTTTCCATTCTATTAGCAAGAGGTAGCAATACCGTTTATATAAAAAACCGGTGTCAAAGAAAGGACCATACCATGAATGAGAAGCACACACAAGCGGACAGCGTTAAAGAACTGATACAGAAAAAACTCGTGGAAAATGGCGAGCGCATCCATCAGGATTATTTTGGTGTAGAGAAGATTGCCGAGGATAAATATTTAGTTTATTGGGTGGCACAAGGTTATATCGACGAATTTGATGTATCTGAAGATGATGATGTTGTCAAAATTTTGATAAACGTCGCGACACTAACAGACGAACAGGTACAGCTTCCGGAATCGGTATTGGATTATATTCCTACTGCCTATATACATGTCAAGAATGGTGAAAAAATCCGCGAGATAGACGAATTTTTGGAAGAGTTAAAAGAAAATAGTAACTAGCAGCCGCCGGATTGAGCCGAGATGAAGGGAATGCACGATGCCCATCAGCTTCGCAGGTAAATTGTATCGACAAGACTACAAAGAAGCAATTTTTCTGAGACGATGATTGTCTTCATGTTCGGATGAGCAGCTCCTGTGCCCGATGTCATACCTCAACCGATCTGCGAGTCTGCCTATGGGATGTTTCTAATTTCCAGACAAGACAGTCGTTAAAAGCTTAAAAAAACAAATATGTCAGCTGCTGGACAAAGCGCATAGCATGACTTCAACAGCCTTTTTTAGATGCAATCATAAACTCTTAAGGATAAAAAGCAGAACATCCTCGCCACTTCTTGATGCGGGGGTTGTTGTTTTAATCGAGCTTTTTAAATAGCCTGAATCTCATCAGTCGATATGATAAAATTACACAATCGATTGTTCGCTAAAGCAACTTTGTTGCTTTACAGACTTTTATTTATTATTGCACTGCATTACATTTTTAGTTGAATCAGCTCTCCATGCCTCCCGGCCTCTGGGGAGCTTTCCAAATTTTTTACGGCGAATAGATCGCTCTAGATGTATGATAACAATACATTGATTAACCTCTTTGCATAACTCTTCTAACCTTTCGTTATGATCTTGTAATGGTGGATCATGTACAAACGTTGTGGAATGAATAAAAACAATCAACTATGTGTTGTTTGTTAGTTTACCCAAACGCACGATTCTTTTAAAGCCCTATTGGCGCCCGATCGCTAAAGAACATTGTAAAGCCCCGCATGCAAGCTGATCCCTTACACCCATTCCACTAAGCGATGGACTAATTATTCACAAGAACATGACCAAATATGATCGACTCACTGTATTTGCGGAATTGTCGATTTTCGGAGCGTGTTTCGTTGCTTGATTCTTTATTTTGATAGTGTTTAATTTAAAATATAATTTTATTGTTTTTAACAAAAATAGTTGTAATTTTAATACCGATACAGGTGTTTTATAACAAGCAAAATTGCTTAAGATAATGACTACGATTTTCGCACTGCGTTTGTTTATAGGTCTTACAGGTCTTTGTGTAATCACGATGGGTTACGCTCATGCGCAAAAAATGCTGGTCAAATTAGTCGGCTCTTTAAGAGAAGCAGCAGTCATAAATGCCTATATCCTTCCTGTTGACTATAATGAGTATGCCGTAAAGAAAGAGAAAGGTCTAGCTTATATGGAGGAAAGCAGCGACGTTGGTATTTCACCTGTACATTATCCTGATAAGACTATTCGCTTGGCAGCACCCGGTGCAGCTGTACCTACGATGCTGAGGCGTCCGAAAACGTCCATTGCCTTGGCAGGATTCGTCATCACTAAGCAGGCAGATAAGGCTGTATCAGGCATATGGGGACTAAAAAAAATAGCCGCATTAAAAGTATACTACAAAGGAACAAACGAACGAAGACGCGACAAACCTGTTCCCGCTCAGGTACCAGAATACAGCGCTGACGCTTCCCTTCGTGTTTCCGTTCGCGACCGCCCGCTTATGAACAGGCCATATCCAGGCGTTAAAAATCAGCTTTATGAAAGTGTATTCGGAGCCAATAGCAAGCCATTAACGGATCACGGCAATAGGTTACTTGATCTCGTTCGTGAAAATCATAAACCGCAGATGTTTACCTATCAAGTACCCAAATCAGTTCCTGCCCTCGAAAAGGTATGGAAAAAAATACCGACAACCGATCACCCATAAATCGAGTAAAATTGCGCTTCCAATAAGCTACGGTCTATCATAGATCAAGCTGCCTGCCCGAAAATTTCCGGCTTACGATAGTAAGCGTATAGAGATTCCAGCTGTTGGCGGTCAATACCGAATGCTGTGGTGCTACTAATATTATCACGATCCTTTCATCAGACTGTTTACCAAAAATGGCCTACCCCTTACCGCACAAAATATAAAGCTAAAAACGTGAATTTATCAGGAAAAAATGCCGCTGAAACATGGTTTCGCTTGTTTTCGAAATAGCTAAACGTCCCCGGCCCCGGCCCCATCCCGATTCTTAGTCACTTGCCGGCAATAAAGGATCACTTGCTGACGATAAGTAATCACTTGCTGGCGATAAGTAATCACTTGCTGGCGACAAGTAATCACTTGCTGGCGATAAGTAATCACTTGCTGGCGATAAGCAATCACTTGCTGACAATAAGCAATCACTTGCTGGCGATAAGTGATCACTTGCTGGCGATAAGTGATCACTTGCTGGCGATAAGTGATCACTTGCTGGCGATAAGTAATCACTTGCTGGCAATAAGTGATCACTTGCTGGCGATAAGTGATCACTTGCTGGCGATAAGTGATCACTTGCTGGCGATAAGTAATCACTTGCTGGCGATAAGTGATCACTTGCTAGCGATAAGTGATCACTTGCTGGCAATAAGTAATCACTTGCTGGCAATAAGTAATCACTTGCTGGCAATAAGCAATCACTTGCTGGCAATAAGTAATCACTTGCTGGCGATAAGTAATCACTTGCTGGCGATAAGTAATCACTTGTTGGCGATAAGTAATCACTTGCTGGCAATAAGTAATCACTTGCTGGCAATAGGCGGTATCCCTCGAAGTGTGGGCGGCATCCCTCGAAGTGTGTAAACTGGTTTTTAGTTTTTCAAGATCCTTTCTTCAAATATAAGGCAAAATTGGCGTTACACGCCATTACGATATTCGCAGTACCATACCAATAGCATTACTTTCGGTATTTTCCGGAAGATGGACCTCCAGATAATCAGCATGTTGCACAAAACTTAATGGGTCCGTACTGCCCAACAGTTGAATATTCGCTATTTGTTGTCTTTGGTATCGCTTTGCGCTCGCTTTTCCCAGCGATTTAATGATGATCGTCTTCTGATTGGGAACGCCCAGCACCGTTGCAAACAGAACGCTGCCTTTTGTGGTAAATCGGATGTCCTGCGCCGTAAATGGTTTGCCCTTGCCTTCGTTAAATCCTTGCGCCTCTAATGCTGGCGCTTCTTCCTGCGCCGGACCTTCGCCAAAGATAAACCAAGGTCTGGTGCCGATAATCGCTTCCGCATTAATCTGCATCCAATCGGCAATGCCTTCAACGACCTTGCGCGCTTTATCGTCTAACGAGCCATCACCACGTAATGGAACGCTGAGCAACAGGTTGCCATTTTTGCTAACGACATCGACCAGCATATGAATAACTGTCTTTGCCGATTTATAATGATCATTATCATAAATTCTTCGGTCGTAGTGCCAGGCTCCGATACAAGTACAGGTTTGCCAAGGCTCAGGCTCAATTCGATTACTTTGCCCGCGCTCGATATCCCAAACCATACATTTTCGTTGTTGTTCATTCAGGATTTTACCGTTTATCACGGCGGTCAATTCGCCCTTATTCCACTTTTGATTTTCATTGTAATAATGCGCTGCTATCTCTAAGCCTACATCACTTATTGGCCAAAGCGGAAGCGCAGTATCATCAAAATACACGATATCCGGTCGATAATTATCAATCAGCTCGATAGTACGCGCTTTAAAATTGTCACAATATGCTGGTGTAGGCACGTTAACACCCGACTGGACATCCCAGTGCCACTGTTTGTGAATGCTGTGCCCGTCTTCACTATCTTTACTTAGTGGATGATTTTGCGCATACAGTTCCTGTGGATCTAAGCCTTGCCACCATTGCCCGTTTCCATCAGCTTTTTGCTGCCTACCATCATACGGAACGCCTTTTAGCGGACCATTTTTATCAGATCGCTGTGCCGTTTCATACCAAGTCCACGCATGTGCCGCATGCACACTTACGCCAAAACGCAAACCGCGTTTTTTTGCGGCTCGCTCCCACCCACCTACAATATCTCGCTTCGGACCAACATGCATACTGTTCCAGGCGTGATGACTGCTGTTATACAAATCTAAATTATCATGATGGTTGGCCAGCGCCATAAAATATTGCGCACCCGTGCGCGCATACAAATCCATCAGCTTTTCCGCATCCCACTGCGTTGCTTTCCATTCGTTAATAACGTCTTTAAAACCAAACTTAGAAGGGTGTCCGTAAGTCGCTATGTGGTAATTATATTGATCAGAACCTTCTTCATACATGCCGCGAGCGTACCAATCGCCCCGTTCGGGCTGACACTGTGGCCCCCAATGTGCCCAAATCCCAAATTTTGCATCGCGAAACCAAGCCGGCACACGATATTGCTCCAACGAATCCCAGGTTGGGCGGAACGGCACTTTCGTCCAGTTTTTTCCCTGTCCGTGCGAAAATTTACTTAAATAAAGAGCAGGAATAGCTGTTCCCAACATCTTAATGGCTGTTCTCCTATCCATAAAAGTTTTTTACTTGTACTATCCGTTGATTAGCCTTCCTTGCCGTATGGGTCAATCGAAGAATAACGCTTCGGTTTATATGTTAGCGATCATTATATAAACAAATGTACGTTTCATCCGGCATGTATAATGCCTACGTTATCGACAAACACTTGCACTTTATCGACTTTTTATCGGTTAATCGTATCATTTGTGAAACAAAAAGAAGCCTACATTGCAAGATAAATTGGGCACAAATGGTCGTTACTCTTTGCAAACTAAATAATATAACTAACTTTACCTTTAGCGATATAACCGCGATATTGTTATTTTTTATTGATTTTATGGTTGATGGAAGCTACCGATATTAGCCAGTAGAGTATTTGCATAAGATGAAGCACAACCTGGATTTTACCTTGTTACATATTGGTTACGCCGAGCATCGGGCAGATTGGAACTGGAAAAATATCAACAGTCCGTTTGCCAGAATTCACCTAATATTACAGGGAAATGCTAAAATTGTGCGGGAGGACAAGACTGTCGAACTCAAAGAAAACCACTTTTACCTAACACCTTCGCATACACGCCACGGGTATGAATGCAATTCTAATCTAAAACTATTTTATATACATATTTACGAGCGTCCTGATAAAATGCCCAGTGTTTTCGATCTTTTGCGTTTCCCTACGGAGATCGTTGCAGACCAGCTTACTACTAACCTGGTGGAGCGGCTTTATCAAATCAATCCCGGTCGTGAGCTTTCCTATTACGATCCAAATGATTATGACAATGCTACGGAACTCAGCAGAAATATCGCATTACAGGGAAGCACACCCATAGCGCTGGAACTGGAAAGTCAAGCGATTATCAAGCAGATTTTTTCGCGCTTTTTTGCTTACGCCGAAGAGCTGACGCCTGCGGTAGACAGTCGGATGACCCGGGTATTGGAGTATATTCATATACATATCGATACGGTGATACCGATGGCGAAGTTGGCAGAAATTTCCTGTTTGACAAAAGACCACATGATCAGGTCGTTCAAAAAACAGATGAATTGTACGCCGGGAAAGTATATAAACCGCAAAAAGATCGAAAAAGCTCAACTCAATTTGCTGGTTGAAGACTGCAGCGTGCAAGAGCTGGCTTACAAACTAGGATTTGATAATATTTTCTACTTTAATCGTCTTTTTAAAAAGCTCACGGGTGAAAACCCAACGACCTATCGAAAGCGACTAAAATCAGTACAAAATAGATCTGAGCTTAATGTCGAGTAAAATTCTTCTGGTATATGTTGTCGTTTAGGCCACTTTTGAAATAAGCGAGAGCTGTCTATCTGTCCACGATAGCAGATCTTCCAACACCAATATTGAATCGTCGTCACCTAGCATCAGAATATAATCCCACAAGTCGATTTCAACCTTTTCGGGTTTGCCATTGGTTATCACCTGATAGCCGCTATTCATTAAGCCAAGCACTGTTTTTCTAGTGAATATTTCCCCTGTCATAATTTTCATTTTTTAGATAACAATTATAACGGGGTTTTAGTTCGCAACGACAATCATGTTAACTTATTTTTTTTAAGATTGTAAAAGCGCATGTGTAAAGAATCGATGGAGCGTTTACACGGTCCGTTTTTGACTGTTGGGCTTTCTGCAAATTTATTTGAGTTATTTTGAAAAAAAAATCAAAAATATTTGCATGCAATCGATTGATTGAATACTTTTACAGTATAAAAGTTTGTTGTGCTTATGAAATCTGCAACCAATATTCAGGCTTAAAAATCACGAATAGCTAGTAGTAAAGATTTCATTGCTTATGAAAATTTCTAGGGGAATGAACACTCTCTACAGGTTTGTAGGGAGTGTTTTTATTTTACACGCGATCTCGGACGGCGCTTAAAAGTTACGCACTTTGGAAAATAAACGTTTTATTTCTACGATCTGCTTAACGAAAAACTGTCTATTTTTAATAAGCGATCTGTCTGAACGCACCAATGGCGACTGCTTTCCCCCTATTCTAAAACAGCTACTTTCTCTCGAAGTCCGAAAGAAAACAAAAGCTTGCTGTGTCATGAAGAGAAACTTTCGCAACAACGCATGGTCATGCCGATTAGTATGGTGAGAAGCGATGCCGTTCTGCCAGATTTAAAAATTCCCGGACATGCTATGTGTTATAAGCTTCAATTTACTCCCGAATAGATCACATTTTCTCTAAACGATTATATTTTATTATATTAGCCATTAAGAATGCTTAGACTCGAAAAATGATTTTTAATGGCACTATACCTTCTTGTTCAGCAAGTTGCTACTTTCTTCTTAAAATGATTGATGGTAGCGAAAAATGCAACAGATATTTTAGAAAATTGAATATTAAAGCTATTATTTCTACAGGAGAGCGTGTGGAGGGGGTACTTGCTATCCAAATTGTTTGCAACTTAACCAATACAGATAGTCCT
Coding sequences within it:
- a CDS encoding glycosyltransferase family 2 protein — encoded protein: MSNQISILTLVHHRTQALHNQLSAIAGSTAYPAELIVVHMNEDIPVLPPQPFPVRQLRLGSDSGLNLAAARNYAMEHALTEKNVFLDVDCLPASTLIAEYDAALEGENCLVGGRVRYLSQHATENLDRLKNLFEHSQPDPIRPDDKDFTHELFWTLNFGCTKRTFARIGGFDTAFAGYGGEDTDFAFQARKLHIAIRTIDATAFHQHHASYSPPLNHLEDILRNAHVFYKKWGIWPMEGWLSAFEEHGYIRRSQHDVTLLRTPTDREIEAALKK
- a CDS encoding alpha-L-fucosidase, with translation MDRRTAIKMLGTAIPALYLSKFSHGQGKNWTKVPFRPTWDSLEQYRVPAWFRDAKFGIWAHWGPQCQPERGDWYARGMYEEGSDQYNYHIATYGHPSKFGFKDVINEWKATQWDAEKLMDLYARTGAQYFMALANHHDNLDLYNSSHHAWNSMHVGPKRDIVGGWERAAKKRGLRFGVSVHAAHAWTWYETAQRSDKNGPLKGVPYDGRQQKADGNGQWWQGLDPQELYAQNHPLSKDSEDGHSIHKQWHWDVQSGVNVPTPAYCDNFKARTIELIDNYRPDIVYFDDTALPLWPISDVGLEIAAHYYNENQKWNKGELTAVINGKILNEQQRKCMVWDIERGQSNRIEPEPWQTCTCIGAWHYDRRIYDNDHYKSAKTVIHMLVDVVSKNGNLLLSVPLRGDGSLDDKARKVVEGIADWMQINAEAIIGTRPWFIFGEGPAQEEAPALEAQGFNEGKGKPFTAQDIRFTTKGSVLFATVLGVPNQKTIIIKSLGKASAKRYQRQQIANIQLLGSTDPLSFVQHADYLEVHLPENTESNAIGMVLRIS
- a CDS encoding AraC family transcriptional regulator; translated protein: MKHNLDFTLLHIGYAEHRADWNWKNINSPFARIHLILQGNAKIVREDKTVELKENHFYLTPSHTRHGYECNSNLKLFYIHIYERPDKMPSVFDLLRFPTEIVADQLTTNLVERLYQINPGRELSYYDPNDYDNATELSRNIALQGSTPIALELESQAIIKQIFSRFFAYAEELTPAVDSRMTRVLEYIHIHIDTVIPMAKLAEISCLTKDHMIRSFKKQMNCTPGKYINRKKIEKAQLNLLVEDCSVQELAYKLGFDNIFYFNRLFKKLTGENPTTYRKRLKSVQNRSELNVE